From one Streptomyces sp. SCSIO 30461 genomic stretch:
- the typA gene encoding translational GTPase TypA, translating to MPTRHDIRNVAIVAHVDHGKTTIVDAMLKQAGAFAAHQLDSVDDRVMDSNDLEREKGITILAKNTAVKYHPKDGGAPITINIIDTPGHADFGGEVERGLSMVDGVVLLVDASEGPLPQTRFVLRKALQRRMPVILCINKTDRPDSRIDEVVNETYDLFLDLDADEDQIEFPIVYACGRDGVASLTKPEDGTVPADSENLEPFFSTILDHIPAPTYDDEAPLQAHVTNLDADNFLGRIALLRVEQGELRKGQTVAWIKRDGSIANVRISELMMTEALTRKPAEKAGPGDICAVAGIPEIMIGETLADPENPVALPLITVDEPAISMTIGTNTSPLVGRGGTGKGADNKAAVKDRKVTARQVKDRLDRELIGNVSLRVLDTERPDAWEVQGRGELALAILVEQMRREGFELTIGKPQVVTKEVDGKVHEPVERMTIDVPEEHMGAVTQLMGVRKGRMDNMSNHGSGWVRMEFVVPSRGLIGFRTEFLTNTRGTGIAHSIHEGHEPWFGTLTTRNNGSLVADRSGSVTGFAMTNLQERGVLFVEPGTEVYEGMIVGENSRSDDMDVNITKEKKLTNMRSSTADVAESIVPPRKLSLEQSLEFCRDDECVEVTPEAVRIRKVNLDARERARAASRAKHG from the coding sequence ATGCCCACGCGCCACGACATCCGTAACGTAGCCATCGTCGCCCACGTCGACCACGGCAAGACGACCATCGTCGACGCCATGCTGAAGCAGGCTGGTGCCTTCGCCGCGCACCAGCTCGACTCCGTCGACGATCGCGTCATGGACTCGAACGACCTGGAGCGTGAGAAGGGCATCACGATCCTCGCCAAGAACACGGCGGTGAAGTACCACCCCAAGGACGGCGGGGCCCCGATCACGATCAACATCATCGACACCCCCGGCCACGCCGACTTCGGCGGTGAGGTCGAGCGCGGTCTGTCGATGGTCGACGGTGTCGTGCTCCTGGTGGACGCTTCCGAAGGCCCGCTCCCGCAGACCCGCTTCGTGTTGCGCAAGGCGCTTCAGCGGCGGATGCCCGTCATCCTCTGCATCAACAAGACGGACCGTCCGGACTCCCGTATCGACGAGGTCGTCAACGAGACCTACGACCTCTTCCTCGATCTGGACGCCGACGAGGACCAGATCGAGTTCCCGATCGTCTACGCCTGCGGCCGGGACGGCGTCGCCTCGCTGACCAAGCCGGAGGACGGCACCGTCCCGGCCGACAGCGAGAACCTGGAGCCGTTCTTCTCCACGATCCTGGACCACATCCCGGCCCCCACCTATGACGACGAGGCGCCGCTCCAGGCCCACGTCACCAACCTCGACGCCGACAATTTCCTCGGTCGTATCGCCCTGCTCCGGGTCGAGCAGGGCGAGCTCCGCAAGGGCCAGACCGTCGCGTGGATCAAGCGGGACGGCTCGATCGCCAACGTCCGCATCTCCGAGCTGATGATGACCGAGGCGCTCACCCGCAAGCCGGCCGAGAAGGCCGGCCCCGGTGACATCTGTGCCGTGGCCGGTATCCCCGAGATCATGATCGGCGAGACGCTGGCCGACCCGGAGAACCCGGTGGCGCTTCCGCTGATCACGGTGGACGAGCCCGCGATCTCGATGACCATCGGCACCAACACCTCGCCGCTCGTCGGCCGTGGCGGTACCGGCAAGGGCGCGGACAACAAGGCCGCGGTCAAGGACCGCAAGGTCACCGCCCGCCAGGTCAAGGACCGCCTGGACCGCGAGCTCATCGGCAACGTGTCGCTGCGGGTCCTGGACACCGAGCGCCCGGACGCCTGGGAGGTGCAGGGCCGTGGCGAGCTGGCCCTGGCGATCCTGGTCGAGCAGATGCGCCGCGAGGGCTTCGAGCTGACCATCGGCAAGCCGCAGGTGGTCACGAAGGAGGTCGACGGCAAGGTCCACGAGCCGGTCGAGCGTATGACCATCGACGTGCCCGAGGAGCACATGGGCGCCGTCACCCAGCTCATGGGCGTCCGCAAGGGCCGGATGGACAACATGTCGAACCACGGTTCGGGCTGGGTCCGTATGGAGTTCGTGGTGCCGTCCCGCGGCCTGATCGGCTTCCGCACGGAGTTCCTGACCAACACCCGCGGCACCGGTATCGCGCACTCGATCCACGAGGGCCACGAGCCCTGGTTCGGCACCCTGACGACCCGCAACAACGGTTCGCTGGTCGCGGACCGGTCCGGCTCGGTCACGGGCTTCGCGATGACGAACCTTCAGGAGCGCGGAGTCCTCTTCGTGGAGCCGGGCACCGAGGTGTACGAGGGCATGATCGTCGGTGAGAACTCCCGCTCCGACGACATGGACGTGAACATCACCAAGGAGAAGAAGCTCACCAACATGCGCTCTTCCACGGCCGATGTGGCGGAGTCCATCGTGCCGCCGCGCAAGCTGTCGCTGGAGCAGTCCCTGGAGTTCTGCCGGGACGACGAGTGCGTCGAGGTGACCCCGGAGGCGGTGCGCATCCGCAAGGTGAACCTGGACGCCCGCGAGCGCGCCCGCGCCGCCTCGCGCGCCAAGCACGGCTGA
- a CDS encoding ABC transporter substrate-binding protein has protein sequence MRGAKSAKWVAGAIVVALAATACGGGKDSGSDAKGEADPNGIFSVELGEPEKLLHTGDTMESNGSLVMSGLFSTLVDYKADGSLEMINAESLTTTDSKTWTVKLKPGWTFHDGTPVTSKSFVDAWNWNANVNNAMGLASWFSDIKGFEALHPEKEGAKPTGDKLEGLKIVDENTFTVELKSPVPAFGHKLAYIPFAPLPESFYKDPKAAGEKPVGNGPYKFESWDHKKQIKIVRYDAYKGPNKAKNGGVLFKNYTTLEAAYEDLKSDNVDVLRQVGPKDLPVYHQDLGDRAVDADHSAIQSIAVAFYADQWSKPKPVDVKVIQGLSMAIDRATITKTVLQGTREPATGWVAKGVLGFQENAAGDVTKYDPAKAKELIKAGGGVPKNAITIQFNADGGHKEWVDAVCNSITQATGVKCTGDSKPDFQADLAARKSEQVKSMYRSAWSLDYPINGNFLSDLYRTGAAGNQGGFSNKDLDAKLAAAESAATLDESVKLFQEAEKSLVNYMPSIPLWYYKVNAGYSEKVSGVKYDQAGDPILTGIEVKK, from the coding sequence ATGCGTGGTGCCAAGAGCGCCAAGTGGGTAGCGGGCGCGATCGTCGTCGCCCTGGCTGCGACCGCCTGTGGTGGTGGCAAGGACAGCGGTTCCGACGCCAAGGGCGAGGCGGACCCGAACGGGATCTTCTCGGTCGAGCTCGGTGAGCCGGAGAAGCTTCTGCACACCGGCGACACGATGGAGTCCAACGGCTCCCTCGTCATGTCCGGCCTGTTCTCGACCCTGGTCGACTACAAGGCTGACGGCTCGCTGGAGATGATCAACGCGGAGTCGCTCACCACTACCGACTCGAAGACCTGGACGGTGAAGCTCAAGCCGGGCTGGACCTTCCACGACGGCACCCCGGTGACCTCGAAGTCCTTCGTGGACGCGTGGAACTGGAACGCCAACGTCAACAACGCCATGGGCCTTGCCTCGTGGTTCTCCGACATCAAGGGCTTCGAGGCTCTGCACCCCGAGAAGGAAGGCGCCAAGCCGACCGGGGACAAGCTCGAGGGTCTGAAGATCGTCGACGAGAACACCTTCACCGTCGAGCTGAAGAGCCCGGTTCCGGCCTTCGGTCACAAGCTCGCCTACATCCCCTTCGCGCCGCTCCCGGAGTCCTTCTACAAGGACCCCAAGGCCGCTGGTGAGAAGCCGGTCGGCAACGGTCCCTACAAGTTCGAGTCGTGGGACCACAAGAAGCAGATCAAGATCGTCCGCTACGACGCCTACAAGGGTCCGAACAAGGCGAAGAACGGCGGTGTGCTCTTCAAGAACTACACCACCCTCGAGGCCGCCTACGAGGACCTGAAGTCCGACAACGTCGACGTTCTGCGTCAGGTCGGTCCGAAGGACCTCCCGGTCTACCACCAGGACCTCGGTGACCGCGCCGTGGACGCGGACCACTCCGCCATCCAGTCCATCGCGGTCGCGTTCTACGCGGACCAGTGGTCGAAGCCGAAGCCGGTCGACGTCAAGGTCATCCAGGGCCTGTCCATGGCCATCGACCGTGCCACCATCACCAAGACGGTGCTGCAGGGTACGCGTGAGCCGGCGACCGGCTGGGTCGCCAAGGGTGTCCTGGGCTTCCAGGAGAACGCCGCGGGCGACGTCACCAAGTACGACCCGGCCAAGGCCAAGGAGCTCATCAAGGCCGGCGGTGGCGTTCCGAAGAACGCGATCACCATCCAGTTCAACGCGGACGGCGGCCACAAGGAGTGGGTCGACGCGGTCTGCAACAGCATCACCCAGGCCACCGGCGTCAAGTGCACCGGCGACAGCAAGCCGGACTTCCAGGCCGACCTGGCCGCTCGCAAGAGCGAGCAGGTCAAGTCCATGTACCGCTCGGCCTGGTCTCTGGACTACCCGATCAACGGCAACTTCCTGAGCGACCTGTACCGCACGGGTGCGGCGGGCAACCAGGGTGGCTTCTCGAACAAGGACCTGGACGCCAAGCTCGCGGCAGCCGAGAGCGCCGCGACGCTCGACGAGTCCGTGAAGCTGTTCCAGGAGGCCGAGAAGTCCCTGGTCAACTACATGCCGTCGATCCCGCTCTGGTACTACAAGGTCAACGCGGGCTACTCGGAGAAGGTCTCGGGCGTCAAGTACGACCAGGCCGGTGACCCGATCCTGACGGGTATCGAGGTCAAGAAGTAA